The Catharus ustulatus isolate bCatUst1 chromosome 25, bCatUst1.pri.v2, whole genome shotgun sequence genome contains the following window.
gtggctgcatcctcctgcagtgacagatgtggctcagctggagcagtgctcctgtacaaggtgcagtttccctctaaagctccagtggggatgtggagaaatccggttttcctctggagtccagtggagaaaggggctcccttagtgtcccaaaacctctgtttttatcttggtaagaaatgttgggctcttccccctggctggagcaactcccaatgggatgcagtaattttatcagtgccacagtgggactcaatggccatgagcagaaaatgactggctggaggaaggatgggttgtgaaaagataaagaacactgccccagctggtttataaaccatggccatgaacaggagatatcccatgagataaagaacactgccccagctggtttccatggatgcccattagcagaatatctcccacagagatcaggatcactgccccaccctcagcagatgctgatagaacagacacctttgatcacatcctgtgttGCAGCGTGCGGCAGCAGCGCTGGTGGCACCtggctggcagtgtccccaagctGGCAGTGACATcctgtggcagagctgagccagccccTCTGTCCTTGCAGCTGATCCcgcagctccaggagcccccCCCGGGCAGGATGTTCCCCCCCCGGGGCCACAGGAGGGGCCACCCCAGGCAGGTacgtggggctggggctgtcctggctgctggggctccatccctggggtgctggggctgccctgggtgctggggctccatccctggggtaTTTGGGCtcccctctgtgctctctgctcctctgggtactccctgctccatccctgggtgctccctgctcccctgagtgctctctgctccatccctagGGGtactggggctgccctgggtgctctctgctccatcccctgggtgctctctgctcctttcctgggtgctctctgctcccctgggtgttctctgttccatccctggggtgctgagcagccaggAGGACCCCACTGCagtttttggggcagtttgggatcacctgggcagctcctgcctccccatccctgctgcacccAGGGGGTCTCACCCAGGGGTCTCACTCTGATCTCTCCACAGCCCGGCCCGTGGTGGGATGGGCCAAGGCCATGTCCCCCTCCTGGCCCtgaggacacctggggggagCCACCCTGGGGTCCCCCACCCTGGGGGGAGCCTCCCTGGCATGAACCACCCCGGCATGAGCCACCCCGGCATGAACCACCCCGGCATGAACCACCCCGGCATGAACCACCCTGGCATGAACCACCCTGGCATGAAccaccccaggagcagcagcacaggagatggcagcacaggcagcaccaggtgagggccagggctgggggggatgTCCCAGGATgtgtcacagggctgggggagatgtCCCAggatgtgccagggctgggggagatgtCCCAGGatgtgtcccagggctgggggagatgtcccaggatgtgccagggatgggggagatgTCCCAGGATGTGTCACAGAGATGGGGGAGATGTCCCAGGATGTGTCACAGGTTTGGGGGGGATGTCCCAGGATGtgtcagggctgggggagatgtCCCAGGATGTGCCAGGCAGGGTGGGAGATGTCCCAGGatgtgtcccagggctgggggagatgtcccaggatgtgccagggatgggggagatgtcccaggatgtgccagggatgggggagatgTCCCAGGATGtctcacagggctgggggagatgtCCCAGGATGTGCCAGAGATGGGGGAGATGTCCCAGGatgtgtcccagggctgggggagatgtCCCAGGATGTGCCAGGCAGGGTGGGAGATGTCCCAGGATGTGTCAGAGATGGGGAGGATGTCCCAGGATGTGTCAGGCAGGGTGGGAGCCTCAGAATTTGTCAGGGAGACTCTCCCAGGGAACCCCCAGGCACAGAAAGGAAACCCTGGCTCCCTAAATTCCAAAAGTTATGGAGCTGATTTGTGTCTAAAGGATTCCAGGACTAAGAATAgcaaaacaaatatatttacataGGTGAAATAAATGATTTATTTCGATGGATGGTGATGATTGGACTGAAGGATCTCAAGCAGGTGTCTGCAGTGCAGTGTGGATGGTTAGAACCAGGGCACTGCTTATTAAATCAATAATTTCTAAGTTAATTGGTGTTACTCACCCAGACCCACACAAATCTCTTTGGCTCAGCCTCCAGGAGTGACCCTGAGGGGCTCCAGAAAGGAATCCACACTCACTCCTGcgagggctgtgctggaaattctgctgctcagagctggggttgAGCTTTTACAGCATGGAGTGACGGATGGAGGGGGTTTTGTGGAGCATTTGTCCTTTAAAAAGCGATTGCTGCCCTCTGGTTCCTCCCAGGAAACATCTGCCCCAGTTTCCTGCCCGTGCCATTGCTCTCAGGGTTTCACATCCTCGCCGGGTTTCGTTTGGGGATGTTGGGGTCACGCTGCTCTCAGTGCTCTCCACCAGCCtgaccccccctcccctgctgctgatTTTCACAGGGAGGTGAAATCAGAGCTGTTTCACCCTAATTTCACCCTGCTGCAAGGAGGGAGCCACCGACAAAtccagggcaggggaaggagctgagggtcgcagtggggagagggaacaaccaaaaaagcagaaaatcccaGTGGGATGTGTCCTCACCAGTGACCACTGCCACTGCAGCCCAgtcctggggaccccagagccctccctgaccctgctgatgtcccctggcaggaggaggggacatggggaccccagagccctccctgaccctgctgatgtcccctggcaggaggaggaggggacatggggaccccagacccttccctgACCCTGCTGATGTCCCCTGGCAGGAGGAGAATGGGAGATGGGGACCCCAGGACtgtcccccacagcccccctgcGATTTCCCAGGACCTGAGAACGGCTTTGGAGACGGCTGGCACCCGGTGAGGGGTGATGAGCAGAGGGGTGGCAGCTTTGTgagtgtcccctggtgtccccatccccattgCAGCCCAGTCCCGGAGCACCCAGAGCCCTCCCTGACCCTGCTGATGTTCCCTGGCAGGAGGAGAATGGGAGATGGGGACCTCAGGACTGTcccccacagccaccctgggGTTTCACAGAAGATTTCCAAGGAGCTGAGAACGGCTTTGGGGACGGCTGGCACCCGGTGAGGGGGGagtggcagccccaggagccagTGGCTAAAATGGGGCAGGGGCCACTCAAGGTGACAAGGACAGTGTGTGGGGACAATGACAGCatcccctgtgccatcccctgtCTAAAGCCACCCCAATcactccctgcaggagctgctgcctggttCCTGGGCTGAATTCCCcgaggaggagcagcccccaCCCTGGCCCCCCTCCGGCCCTCCACGGTGTGTGCCATGCTGGGGTGGGCTCGGGGGGTGACAATGGGGGacaccagcagtgtccctgcctAGGCTGGCATTGCAGAgcccccctccctgtgctcctgcaggaatcCCGGAGCTTTCCGGGGTCACCCCCCGCCCTGGAGACGCTGTCCCCGCAGGAGCCACCTCCGGGAGCTGACCCCGGTCCCCCCGGCGTGGTGTCCCCGACCCCCCCGAGGTCTGTGCTGACCCCGTGCTGCCTCCTGGctgtcctgcagcctctcccagcgCAGGCTGAGCACTTCCTCCCGCTGTtttccccaccctgcagctcaCAAATCACACTCCAAGAGGAGCCAGCCGGTggccaggaaggagctgcagcccccggagcccccccagcccccggagcccccccagcccccggAGCTCCCCCggcccccggagcccccccagcccccggAGCCCCTCCAAGGTGCAGCAGAGAGGCCGGAGCAGCCGCAGGTTGTTGGGTTTGACCTGTCCCCTCGCCAGCCCAGCCCGAGTGTGCTCACCCTGAGCCTCGCACGCTGTGCTGGTTCCCTGCAGGATGTGCCAGTGGGGAGTGGGGATGTCCCGGAGCCCCCCGGTTTGGAGAGCCCAGCTGCCCGTCCTGGTGCTGTGGAGGTGCTGGTAGGAgattcctctgctcctggggtgctcccagggctgctcccacctctggagctgctggaacatctctctcctctctcacccagctcttctcctctctgcctCGCTGTCTCTTTGCCAGGGATGGAATTTTTCCAGGCTCTTCTCCGTGATTTCCTGTGGGTTTTAGTGCATCCCATGCCGGGATCCTCACGgcattgctgtccccaggtggaGCTGGAAGCTGGGCAGACCCCTGTGTGCAGCCAGGAGCGGGATCCCTGTGCTTTGGGAACAgatccagcccctctggaggAGACCTCCAGGCATCCTGAGATCCAGGATGAGGTatggcactgctgggaggtgtcagctccaggctccccaaatcctccccacaCAGCTTCCCCTGGGGGTGTTTTCTGTTCCCACCCtaaagcagagcctggagggaggcacagccccctccccaaaccctttGTCCCCTCGCTGTGACTCTGCAATGCCCCTGGGGTGTTTGCACAGGCAGAGCCGTGCAgtccagctgtccccaaggctggcAGCGGGCAGGGGTcacatccccagagcccagcagcccctccaGACCCTGCCAGGAGGGAACGGCTGGAATCCAGCTCCTCTGGAGAGGCgggggctgagctcagcccgcattcctgggagcagccacCAC
Protein-coding sequences here:
- the LOC117007069 gene encoding LOW QUALITY PROTEIN: basic proline-rich protein-like (The sequence of the model RefSeq protein was modified relative to this genomic sequence to represent the inferred CDS: inserted 3 bases in 2 codons) — encoded protein: MAEKLIPQLQEPPPGRMFPPRGHRRGHPRQPGPWWDGPRPCPPPGPEDTWGEPPWGPPPWGEPPWHEPPRHEPPRHEPPRHEPPRHEPPWHEPPWHEPPQEQQHRRWQHRQHQEENGRWGPQDCPPQPPCDFPGPENGFGDGWHPVRGDEQRGGSFEENGRWGPQDCPPQPPWGFTEDFQGAENGFGDGWHPELLPGSWAEFPEEEQPPPWPPSGPPRNPGAFRGHPPPWRRCPRRSHLRELTPVPPAWCPRPPRAHKSHSKRSQPVARKELQPPEPPQPPEPPQPPELPRPPEPPQPPEPLQGAAERPEQPQDVPVGSGDVPEPPGLESPAARPGAVEVLVGDSSAPGVLPXGCSHLWSCWNISLLSHPALLLSASLSLCQGWNFSRLFSVXFLWVLVHPMPGSSRHCCPQVELEAGQTPVCSQERDPCALGTDPAPLEETSRHPEIQDEAEPCSPAVPKAGSGQGSHPQSPAAPPDPARRERLESSSSGEAGAELSPHSWEQPPRGAGEAEAEAAQDGSLQPLENPQVPPGCAELEAQPSQAAPGACSTPGTRPGPQPGAAETNPAVSGQHQLCSLLPTPFPAGVDLRSAAVLAKKAEIELSYQQFSLTIAVVATMLLQKEPSMEAALGLALRANLRQRRLHHLQQLRDYIDTIDAATASL